Proteins from a genomic interval of Mesobacillus sp. S13:
- a CDS encoding CPBP family intramembrane glutamic endopeptidase codes for MKNLLAFLSLFFLLSIYFNLLPIIFSMSDVIRMVHILLFFPLAYLLAKQFHLRGLDMYGLVRFKGWRKNLLLGYLTGFVAWAVLFSMYLYFGKLEFQGIKGINDSMLSLVVILFAFGTGSIINDMIVRGLVFYHFKNRVPILVLFSLTLVFYAFDDIWYAGFTIQNTIFSLVLGLSLTYAFYKTNSIWANTGIHFGLNTVYGLFYGVTGKAGDGIFVVTQNQSIASWIGWISTLIAFLMFIVVLITIKFYSRNNNEIRGKA; via the coding sequence ATGAAAAACCTACTTGCATTCCTATCTTTATTTTTTTTGCTAAGTATATATTTTAATCTTCTCCCCATTATTTTTAGTATGAGTGATGTCATTCGCATGGTTCATATACTCTTGTTTTTTCCGCTAGCTTACTTACTTGCCAAACAATTTCATTTACGTGGATTAGATATGTACGGACTGGTTAGATTTAAGGGATGGCGAAAAAACTTATTACTAGGATATTTAACGGGATTTGTTGCATGGGCAGTTTTATTTAGCATGTACCTTTATTTTGGAAAACTTGAGTTTCAAGGTATTAAAGGCATTAATGACAGTATGTTATCTTTGGTTGTCATTCTCTTTGCGTTTGGTACAGGCTCAATAATCAATGATATGATTGTAAGAGGTCTAGTATTTTACCATTTTAAGAACCGTGTTCCTATTTTAGTTTTATTTTCACTAACACTTGTGTTTTATGCTTTTGATGACATTTGGTACGCTGGATTTACTATACAAAATACTATTTTTTCACTTGTTTTAGGTCTTAGCCTTACATATGCTTTTTATAAGACTAACTCAATATGGGCTAATACAGGGATTCACTTTGGTTTAAACACCGTATATGGATTGTTTTATGGAGTAACAGGTAAAGCCGGTGATGGAATATTCGTGGTTACACAAAATCAATCCATAGCAAGCTGGATTGGATGGATTTCAACACTGATCGCATTCTTAATGTTCATTGTCGTATTAATAACAATAAAGTTTTACTCCAGAAACAATAATGAAATAAGAGGCAAAGCCTAA
- a CDS encoding FeoB small GTPase domain-containing protein has product MDNRYRIALAGNPNTGKSTLFNTLTGLKQHTGNWAGKTVEMKEGMFLYKDKSYSMIDLPGTYSLFSNSLDEETARNYIVFEKPDLTIVVLDGTALERNMNLALQVLELTEKVIVCINLMDEAEKMGIKINEKMMMRRLGVPVIKISARNKTGLPMLLDTIERVISGVIPCSPIKITYDEETEQKIDSLVPMVQKVFGDTVPARWLSLRLLDGDKTLLEELKIRNGTKEALS; this is encoded by the coding sequence ATGGATAATCGGTACAGGATTGCATTAGCAGGAAACCCTAACACAGGAAAAAGTACATTGTTCAACACTCTGACAGGATTGAAGCAGCATACTGGAAATTGGGCAGGTAAGACGGTCGAAATGAAGGAAGGCATGTTTTTATATAAAGATAAGTCCTACTCAATGATTGACTTACCCGGTACGTACTCCCTCTTTTCCAACTCCCTTGATGAAGAAACAGCGCGAAACTATATTGTTTTTGAGAAACCGGATCTAACGATCGTTGTATTAGATGGAACAGCTCTAGAGCGGAATATGAATTTGGCTCTTCAAGTCTTGGAACTGACGGAAAAAGTAATTGTTTGCATCAATCTAATGGATGAGGCTGAAAAAATGGGGATTAAGATCAATGAAAAAATGATGATGAGACGGCTAGGAGTTCCTGTCATCAAGATCTCGGCCAGAAATAAAACGGGCCTTCCAATGCTTTTGGACACCATTGAAAGAGTCATAAGCGGTGTGATTCCTTGTTCCCCAATCAAAATCACCTATGATGAGGAAACAGAACAAAAAATAGATTCACTTGTGCCAATGGTTCAAAAGGTATTTGGAGATACCGTTCCAGCCAGGTGGCTTTCATTAAGATTGCTGGACGGTGATAAAACCCTTTTGGAAGAATTGAAGATTAGGAATGGAACGAAGGAGGCCTTAAGCTAA
- a CDS encoding sucrose-specific PTS transporter subunit IIBC, giving the protein MNYHEVAKEILTALGGKENVSAAAHCATRLRLVLNDESIVDQKKLDEMEAVKGTFSTGGQFQIILGSGIVNKVYKELTELTGLSEMSTKDVKDASAKKLNPIQRFVKMLSDIFVPIIPAIVAGGLLMGINNLLTAKDLFISGMSLIEAYPEMADLAALINTFANAAFVFLPVLIGFSAAQRFGGNAYLGAALGMLMVHPDLLNGWGYGGALVNGEIPVWKIFGFEIEKIGYQGTVLPVLVASFILAKTENFLRRVVPSALDNLLTPLLTIFITGILTFTTVGPITRAAGNLLSDGMIWLYDTTGFIGGALFGLAYAPIVITGMHHSFIAVETQLLADMAKTGGSFIFVIAAMSNVAQGAATLGVLTVTRDKKLKGTASAAGISALLGITEPAMFGINLKLRYPFIGAITGAAVGSAFVTLFKVKAVALGAAGLPGIISISPGSIVPYIIGMGIAFAVAFLVTIVLAKRDAKKMTNSDAKVAAA; this is encoded by the coding sequence ATGAACTACCATGAAGTAGCCAAAGAAATACTGACTGCCCTAGGTGGAAAAGAAAATGTGTCAGCGGCAGCACATTGTGCAACCCGCTTGCGCCTGGTATTGAATGATGAGTCGATCGTGGACCAGAAAAAACTCGATGAAATGGAAGCGGTTAAAGGAACTTTTTCGACTGGGGGCCAATTTCAGATCATCCTCGGTTCAGGGATTGTGAATAAGGTATATAAAGAACTAACGGAGCTGACTGGATTATCGGAAATGTCCACTAAGGATGTGAAGGATGCGAGCGCGAAGAAACTCAATCCAATTCAGCGTTTTGTGAAGATGTTATCCGATATTTTCGTGCCAATCATTCCGGCGATCGTGGCCGGCGGTTTGCTGATGGGAATAAATAATCTACTGACAGCGAAAGACCTATTCATCTCAGGAATGTCGCTTATTGAGGCTTACCCGGAAATGGCCGATCTGGCGGCCCTGATCAATACATTTGCAAATGCGGCATTCGTGTTCCTGCCCGTTTTGATTGGTTTCTCGGCAGCACAGCGCTTCGGGGGAAATGCTTATCTTGGAGCGGCACTGGGAATGCTGATGGTCCATCCTGATCTATTGAATGGCTGGGGCTATGGTGGCGCACTAGTCAATGGCGAGATACCGGTGTGGAAGATTTTTGGATTTGAGATTGAAAAAATAGGCTATCAAGGGACCGTTCTTCCTGTATTAGTTGCCTCTTTTATCCTGGCAAAAACAGAGAATTTCTTGCGAAGAGTGGTACCATCTGCTCTGGATAATCTGTTAACACCATTATTGACCATTTTTATCACGGGCATTTTAACATTCACGACGGTTGGACCGATTACCCGTGCAGCGGGGAATCTGCTTTCTGACGGCATGATCTGGCTGTATGATACGACGGGCTTCATCGGCGGTGCACTATTTGGCCTCGCTTATGCGCCAATCGTTATTACGGGTATGCACCACAGTTTCATTGCGGTGGAGACACAATTATTGGCCGATATGGCTAAAACAGGCGGTTCGTTCATATTTGTCATCGCTGCCATGTCCAATGTGGCACAGGGAGCTGCGACTTTGGGCGTTCTAACTGTTACACGCGATAAAAAGCTTAAAGGAACAGCTTCTGCAGCAGGAATTTCTGCTTTACTCGGAATTACGGAACCTGCGATGTTCGGTATTAACCTGAAGCTAAGATATCCATTTATCGGGGCGATCACAGGAGCTGCTGTCGGGTCAGCATTTGTCACCTTGTTCAAGGTAAAAGCGGTCGCTCTAGGTGCAGCTGGTTTGCCAGGGATCATTTCCATCAGCCCAGGCTCAATCGTTCCTTATATCATTGGCATGGGAATTGCGTTTGCAGTGGCATTCCTGGTTACGATCGTGCTTGCCAAAAGGGACGCAAAGAAGATGACTAACAGCGATGCGAAAGTCGCTGCAGCATAA
- a CDS encoding FeoA family protein, protein MARTNKLTLFDGAKGDLIKISTLRLEGIMRRRLLDLGFVPGAIVEVLRKSPLGDPIAFRVSSTSIALRKEESIRIEGELINHG, encoded by the coding sequence ATGGCTAGGACTAATAAACTGACGCTCTTTGATGGGGCGAAAGGCGATTTAATTAAAATTTCTACTCTGAGACTGGAAGGAATCATGCGGAGAAGATTGCTCGATTTAGGGTTTGTACCCGGAGCAATCGTGGAGGTTCTTAGAAAAAGTCCATTAGGTGACCCCATTGCTTTTCGTGTCTCTAGTACTTCGATTGCTTTAAGGAAAGAAGAAAGTATTCGTATTGAAGGGGAGCTGATCAACCATGGATAA
- a CDS encoding nucleoside recognition domain-containing protein — MEYSALEKQQMLSDLFSQAEKYTSSQTRDKIVEALYETSRETINASVIYSKTRHDQRTEKMDAVLTSPIWGFPIMLLMLGAVFYLTIAGANIPSAMLAEFFGWVEGYITMAFHFLNAPEWLHGVLVLGFYRGTTWVVSVMLPPMAIFFPTFALLENYGYLPRVAFNMDRLFKTVGAHGKQSLTMAMGFGCNAAAMMSTRIIESPRERMLAILTNNFVPCNGRWGTLILLASLFMAASFTGGFKLLVTTSVIVGIVLFGIIVTFSVSWILSKTLLKGVPTHYTLELPPYRKPKIFDTVIRSSLNNSLAVLNRAVKVAAPAGILTWVLANIDINGISVLLHVVQFLDPLGQMLGLDGYILMAFIIGLPANEIVLPVLLMGYLSTGELVDAGGIENIKQIFLEHNWTWLTALNMMLFSLLHYPCGTTLINIYKETKSKKWTFMAFIIPTVIGLGVTFVIAQTALYFGWV, encoded by the coding sequence ATGGAGTATTCAGCATTAGAAAAACAACAAATGTTAAGTGACCTTTTTAGCCAAGCAGAAAAATACACCTCATCACAAACAAGGGACAAAATTGTTGAGGCGCTATACGAGACTAGCAGAGAAACAATCAATGCAAGTGTGATCTATTCAAAAACAAGGCATGATCAGCGAACAGAAAAAATGGATGCTGTATTAACATCTCCGATTTGGGGATTCCCGATCATGCTGCTGATGTTAGGCGCGGTGTTTTATTTAACGATTGCCGGGGCAAATATACCATCCGCCATGCTAGCTGAATTTTTTGGCTGGGTGGAAGGGTATATTACAATGGCCTTCCATTTTCTAAATGCTCCAGAGTGGCTTCATGGGGTTTTGGTACTCGGGTTTTACCGAGGGACTACCTGGGTTGTCAGCGTGATGCTCCCTCCAATGGCCATATTTTTCCCCACCTTTGCTCTTTTAGAGAATTACGGCTATTTGCCAAGAGTGGCTTTTAATATGGACCGCTTGTTTAAAACCGTTGGAGCTCACGGGAAACAATCATTGACGATGGCGATGGGGTTTGGATGTAATGCGGCAGCTATGATGTCAACTAGAATCATTGAATCGCCACGTGAAAGAATGCTAGCCATCCTGACCAATAATTTTGTCCCTTGTAATGGACGATGGGGCACACTCATCCTTCTAGCATCACTATTTATGGCCGCCAGTTTTACTGGTGGATTCAAATTGCTTGTTACCACATCCGTCATTGTGGGGATTGTCTTATTCGGGATCATTGTCACGTTCTCTGTATCTTGGATTCTATCAAAAACCCTCCTGAAAGGTGTTCCAACTCACTATACGTTAGAATTGCCGCCATATAGAAAGCCGAAAATCTTTGATACGGTGATTCGATCCTCATTAAACAATTCTCTTGCCGTACTTAATCGAGCTGTGAAGGTCGCGGCACCTGCAGGGATCTTGACCTGGGTATTGGCGAACATCGATATAAATGGAATCAGCGTATTATTACATGTCGTCCAATTCCTCGATCCATTAGGACAAATGCTTGGGTTGGATGGGTATATCCTGATGGCCTTTATCATCGGTTTGCCAGCAAACGAAATCGTGCTGCCAGTTTTGTTAATGGGGTATCTTTCAACAGGCGAGTTGGTGGACGCTGGCGGAATCGAAAATATTAAACAGATTTTTCTTGAGCATAATTGGACGTGGCTTACCGCATTGAACATGATGTTATTTTCCTTATTACACTACCCATGCGGAACAACGCTGATTAATATTTACAAAGAAACGAAAAGCAAGAAATGGACATTTATGGCTTTCATCATACCGACGGTGATTGGACTTGGAGTCACTTTCGTCATTGCCCAGACTGCCCTTTATTTTGGATGGGTGTAA
- a CDS encoding LacI family DNA-binding transcriptional regulator encodes MTTIADIARLAGVAKSTVSRYLNGGSVGEQTMRRIERVIGETGYSPNTFAQSLKAKKTNIIGTVVPRLDSYATSKTLIGIDEKLRELNYQMLVSNTSQDLDREIESLYSLAKQKVAGIILLATKVTERHLETIQEIGIPVLLVGQQHEQIYSLIHDDFEAGKAIGRFMAQKGHKRIAYLGVSEEDIAVGVKRKQGFAGAIKEAEEMKVRYYETSFKIGDALEKVPSILEEFRPTAIVCATDNIAIGALKAAYSKGLKVPEDLSITGFGGYEITEMLNPGLTTVQFFYKEAGGMAADKIVQLVNEEEIQMLSVSDFKIIERESVDILS; translated from the coding sequence ATGACGACGATTGCGGATATTGCTCGTTTGGCAGGTGTTGCCAAGAGTACGGTTTCCCGATATTTGAATGGGGGTTCTGTCGGTGAGCAGACGATGAGGAGAATTGAGCGAGTGATTGGGGAGACGGGTTATTCTCCGAATACTTTTGCTCAGAGTCTAAAGGCGAAGAAGACGAATATCATTGGTACGGTCGTTCCTCGTCTTGATTCTTATGCTACTTCAAAGACCCTGATTGGGATTGATGAGAAGTTGCGGGAACTGAATTATCAAATGCTTGTATCCAATACAAGCCAGGATTTGGACCGGGAAATTGAGAGTCTGTACAGTTTGGCGAAGCAGAAAGTTGCGGGAATCATTTTGCTCGCGACAAAGGTGACCGAGCGGCACCTGGAAACGATTCAGGAAATCGGCATTCCTGTTCTGCTTGTCGGGCAGCAGCATGAACAGATCTACAGCCTGATCCACGATGATTTTGAGGCGGGGAAGGCAATTGGCAGGTTCATGGCACAAAAAGGGCATAAGCGGATCGCTTATCTGGGTGTCTCGGAAGAAGATATTGCGGTAGGGGTCAAAAGGAAGCAAGGCTTTGCCGGTGCGATAAAAGAGGCTGAAGAGATGAAGGTTCGTTATTATGAGACGAGCTTTAAAATCGGTGACGCGTTAGAAAAAGTGCCTTCTATTTTAGAGGAATTTCGTCCAACGGCAATTGTTTGTGCAACTGATAATATAGCGATTGGCGCCTTGAAAGCTGCCTATTCGAAGGGACTGAAGGTTCCAGAGGATCTCTCGATAACTGGATTTGGCGGGTATGAGATCACGGAGATGCTGAATCCTGGACTTACCACGGTACAATTCTTTTACAAGGAAGCCGGGGGAATGGCTGCAGATAAAATCGTCCAACTCGTGAATGAGGAAGAAATTCAGATGTTGAGTGTTTCCGATTTTAAAATTATTGAGCGAGAAAGCGTTGACATTTTGAGTTAG
- a CDS encoding GNAT family N-acetyltransferase → MLVFETERLKIRWLEVSDQEFIFTLLNEPGWLNYIGDKGIRSLEDAKNYILTGPRKMYEKFGFGLFVVELKESKLPVGLCGLIKRDGLEDVDIGYAFLAEHQSKGYAFESAKGTLEYARKLGLDRIVAITTKDNASSSKLLEKLGMTFEGYVTLPQDDEELKLYAINIAK, encoded by the coding sequence GTGCTTGTATTTGAAACGGAGCGTTTGAAAATCCGCTGGCTAGAGGTCAGTGACCAGGAGTTCATTTTTACATTGCTGAATGAACCAGGATGGCTGAATTATATTGGAGATAAAGGCATTCGCTCGCTTGAGGATGCTAAAAATTATATTTTGACCGGGCCAAGAAAGATGTACGAAAAATTTGGGTTCGGCCTTTTTGTGGTTGAACTGAAAGAGAGCAAGCTGCCGGTTGGTTTATGCGGTTTGATTAAACGGGATGGGCTGGAGGATGTCGATATTGGATATGCCTTTCTTGCAGAACATCAATCAAAAGGATATGCCTTTGAATCTGCCAAAGGGACATTGGAATATGCCCGAAAACTAGGTTTGGATCGGATCGTTGCCATTACAACCAAAGATAATGCTTCCTCTTCCAAACTCCTTGAAAAGCTTGGTATGACTTTCGAAGGATACGTGACTCTTCCTCAAGACGATGAGGAGCTTAAGCTCTATGCTATTAACATAGCAAAATAA
- a CDS encoding glycoside hydrolase family 32 protein, translating into MEWTRESRYTKVEDVSQEALEILKNKVDASPWRQSFHIQPETGLLNDPNGFSYFNGEYHLFYQWFPLGPVHGLKYWYHTKSEDLVHWENVGVGITPGDYFDSHGAYSGSAIEHDEKLYLMYTGNTRDENWIRHPYQCLAVMGKDGAISKINPAINEVPEGYTDHFRDPKVWKEDGRFWSVIGAQRTEETGCVVLYSSADFINWQFEGELKTNLESFGYMWECPDYFEQDGSGVLIFSPQGIEPQGDSYQNIYQSGYLLGKPLNLEDRLFEHKEFNELDCGFDFYAPQTMQDPSGRRILVGWMGLPEIEYPTDAHGWAHCLTIPRELTVKGNKLIQLPAKELAILREKEEKAAGILRDEARTFEGFSGVAYEMISEFDNVDASEFGVEIRMSETERTVISYDAAAQKVVVDRSESGEAFAEKYGTTRQCKVEPGKIKFHLFVDVSSVELFVNDGEEVFTCRIFPGEGSDGIRFFAKDGSARFEAVKWNYQAKMGKGSEASGHAVFNR; encoded by the coding sequence ATGGAATGGACGAGAGAAAGCAGATATACCAAGGTGGAAGATGTAAGCCAGGAAGCTCTTGAAATATTGAAAAACAAAGTGGATGCAAGTCCGTGGCGTCAAAGCTTCCATATCCAGCCGGAAACAGGGCTATTAAATGATCCTAATGGATTTTCTTATTTTAATGGGGAATATCATTTGTTTTATCAATGGTTTCCGCTCGGTCCTGTACATGGCTTGAAGTATTGGTATCATACAAAGTCTGAGGACCTTGTCCATTGGGAGAATGTCGGAGTAGGCATCACGCCTGGAGACTATTTTGACAGCCATGGAGCTTACTCCGGCAGTGCAATCGAACATGACGAAAAGCTGTATTTAATGTATACAGGGAACACTCGCGATGAAAACTGGATTCGCCATCCATATCAGTGCCTGGCCGTGATGGGCAAGGATGGGGCTATTAGTAAGATCAACCCAGCCATTAACGAAGTTCCCGAAGGATATACCGATCATTTCCGTGATCCGAAGGTCTGGAAGGAAGACGGCCGCTTCTGGTCAGTCATCGGGGCGCAAAGGACAGAGGAAACAGGCTGTGTTGTTTTATACAGTTCAGCCGATTTCATCAATTGGCAGTTTGAAGGAGAGTTAAAAACGAATCTGGAATCGTTCGGGTATATGTGGGAATGCCCGGATTATTTTGAGCAGGATGGAAGCGGAGTGCTTATTTTTTCCCCGCAAGGAATTGAACCGCAGGGTGATTCCTATCAAAATATTTATCAATCAGGCTATCTCCTGGGTAAGCCATTGAATCTGGAAGATCGACTTTTCGAGCATAAAGAATTTAATGAACTTGATTGCGGCTTTGATTTTTATGCCCCTCAAACGATGCAAGATCCATCAGGCAGAAGGATTCTCGTCGGCTGGATGGGTTTGCCGGAGATTGAGTATCCTACGGATGCACATGGCTGGGCTCATTGCTTGACGATTCCGCGCGAGCTGACAGTCAAAGGAAATAAACTGATTCAGCTGCCGGCTAAAGAGCTTGCGATTTTGCGTGAGAAGGAAGAAAAGGCAGCGGGTATCCTGAGGGATGAGGCAAGGACGTTTGAAGGATTTAGTGGAGTTGCGTACGAAATGATTAGTGAGTTTGATAATGTCGATGCTTCTGAGTTTGGGGTGGAAATCAGGATGAGTGAGACGGAGAGAACAGTGATTTCCTATGATGCCGCAGCGCAAAAAGTGGTGGTGGATCGAAGTGAGTCTGGTGAAGCTTTTGCCGAGAAGTATGGTACGACTCGCCAATGCAAGGTGGAGCCAGGGAAGATCAAGTTCCATCTTTTTGTGGATGTCTCCTCTGTCGAGCTGTTTGTGAATGATGGCGAAGAAGTTTTCACCTGCCGCATTTTTCCGGGAGAGGGCAGCGACGGGATCCGCTTTTTCGCAAAAGACGGAAGTGCCCGTTTCGAAGCGGTAAAATGGAATTATCAAGCTAAGATGGGAAAAGGAAGTGAAGCCAGTGGGCATGCTGTATTCAATCGGTGA
- a CDS encoding carbohydrate kinase family protein: protein MGMLYSIGEVLIDFIPQQKGKALKDVVTFERMPGGAPANVSAAVARYGQAASMITKLGEDGFGDYLIEQLEEAGVRTDMIVRTKQANTGLAFVSLREDGERDFSFYRKPSADLMLEETELDASSFGRGDILHFCSVDLVESPMKQTHRKAINRMKEQGGIISFDPNVRLPLWDSAEDCRSAILEFLPSANIVKISDEELEFITGIHDEQEAIQSLFQGDVQAVVFTKGANGADLYVGKEKYGSNGFTVKVEDTTGAGDAFIGGFLYKLLELGATSESLLELLHDQHADILRFANASGALTTTRRGAISALPTRDEIEKGLSDGRL from the coding sequence GTGGGCATGCTGTATTCAATCGGTGAGGTTTTGATAGATTTCATACCGCAGCAAAAAGGAAAGGCACTGAAGGATGTCGTGACCTTTGAGCGGATGCCTGGAGGTGCACCGGCGAATGTGTCGGCAGCGGTAGCCAGGTATGGCCAGGCCGCTTCGATGATCACGAAGCTAGGTGAAGATGGTTTTGGCGACTACTTGATCGAACAATTGGAAGAGGCTGGCGTCAGGACGGACATGATCGTCAGGACGAAGCAAGCCAATACCGGTCTGGCCTTCGTTTCCCTTAGAGAAGATGGCGAACGCGATTTCTCCTTTTACCGCAAGCCATCTGCAGACTTGATGCTAGAAGAAACAGAACTCGATGCCTCTTCATTTGGAAGAGGCGATATCCTCCATTTTTGCTCAGTCGATCTCGTCGAGAGCCCGATGAAGCAAACGCACCGGAAAGCCATTAACCGTATGAAAGAGCAGGGCGGAATCATCAGCTTTGATCCAAATGTAAGGCTGCCGCTTTGGGACAGCGCAGAAGATTGCCGCAGTGCGATTCTTGAGTTCCTTCCAAGTGCCAATATCGTGAAGATTTCCGATGAAGAGCTCGAGTTCATAACAGGCATCCATGATGAGCAAGAAGCAATCCAATCCTTATTCCAGGGCGATGTCCAGGCGGTCGTTTTCACCAAAGGAGCCAACGGAGCAGACCTGTATGTCGGAAAAGAAAAATATGGATCAAACGGATTTACGGTTAAAGTAGAAGACACCACAGGCGCAGGAGACGCCTTCATAGGGGGATTCCTGTATAAACTGCTTGAACTCGGAGCGACATCAGAAAGCCTGCTCGAGTTATTGCATGACCAACACGCAGACATTCTGCGGTTTGCCAATGCAAGCGGAGCACTGACGACCACCAGGAGAGGGGCTATTTCCGCATTGCCAACCAGGGATGAGATTGAGAAGGGACTAAGCGACGGCCGGCTTTAG
- a CDS encoding cold-shock protein, protein MEQGTVKWFNAEKGFGFIEREGGEDVFVHFSAIQSEGFKSLDEGQKVTFDVEQGARGPQAANVQKA, encoded by the coding sequence ATGGAACAAGGTACAGTTAAATGGTTTAACGCAGAAAAAGGTTTCGGATTCATCGAGCGCGAAGGTGGAGAAGATGTATTCGTTCATTTCTCTGCAATCCAATCTGAAGGCTTCAAATCATTAGACGAAGGTCAAAAAGTTACTTTCGACGTTGAGCAAGGTGCACGTGGACCTCAAGCTGCTAACGTTCAAAAAGCTTAA
- a CDS encoding ribonuclease E inhibitor RraB has protein sequence MMKFPNDADGEALRSLFNEGVSFKKPQSVEFFIAVPDKATGEKLLPVLKEEGFHGLLEQDDETDEWACGCSKRMLLNHSELKKVQEKLDKISKPYGGHSDGWGVFVE, from the coding sequence ATGATGAAATTTCCAAACGACGCGGATGGAGAAGCATTGCGCAGTTTGTTTAATGAAGGTGTCAGTTTTAAAAAGCCGCAGTCAGTCGAGTTTTTTATAGCTGTACCGGATAAGGCAACTGGCGAGAAGCTTCTGCCCGTATTGAAGGAAGAAGGCTTTCATGGCTTACTCGAGCAGGATGATGAGACAGATGAGTGGGCTTGCGGTTGCTCGAAAAGGATGCTCCTTAACCATAGCGAATTAAAAAAAGTGCAGGAAAAGCTGGATAAAATAAGCAAGCCTTACGGCGGCCATTCTGATGGCTGGGGCGTATTTGTAGAATAA
- a CDS encoding acyl-ACP desaturase gives MLTNHLDFRLEPKVRELYEEHKKRAEKIDWGYHEFLPWDKAQDFRRVPWDESQVTLPQSVITAVETALLTEVNLPWFTSYLDQTFKGSLTVIKDFVHTWTAEEDQHSNLLETYLLITRNVNPNRLHELHKQTVENGWNPDFHTPFETMVYTSMQELATMVFYNNVAKVAGPHDRDLSSLLRRLAKDETLHYAFYRDVIKYHLQLEPNYCYYLGNVIMNFKMPGAVMPDFEDRMSIIAKEANYGPLEYFDQVLDVIVDYWEIEKLRPIAPEAEKARLDILNYHARLKRVRDRFYKTK, from the coding sequence TTGCTAACTAACCATTTAGATTTCAGACTCGAACCAAAGGTCAGGGAATTGTACGAAGAACATAAAAAGAGGGCTGAGAAAATTGACTGGGGCTATCATGAATTCCTGCCATGGGACAAGGCGCAGGATTTCAGGCGTGTTCCATGGGACGAAAGCCAGGTGACCCTGCCTCAATCCGTTATCACTGCTGTTGAAACAGCGCTCTTAACCGAAGTGAATCTGCCGTGGTTTACCTCTTATCTGGATCAGACCTTCAAAGGATCTTTAACGGTCATCAAGGATTTTGTCCATACCTGGACAGCAGAAGAGGATCAGCATTCAAACCTGCTTGAAACGTATTTATTAATCACACGGAATGTCAATCCGAATCGGCTTCACGAGCTACATAAGCAAACCGTTGAAAATGGCTGGAACCCTGATTTCCATACGCCATTTGAGACGATGGTGTATACCTCTATGCAAGAGCTCGCAACCATGGTTTTTTATAATAATGTGGCAAAGGTAGCGGGTCCGCATGACCGGGATTTATCAAGCCTGTTGCGTCGTCTGGCTAAGGATGAGACCTTGCATTATGCCTTTTACCGGGATGTCATCAAATATCATCTGCAATTGGAGCCGAATTACTGCTACTACCTGGGGAATGTGATCATGAACTTCAAAATGCCGGGTGCCGTCATGCCTGACTTTGAAGACCGGATGTCCATCATTGCCAAGGAAGCAAACTACGGCCCGCTTGAGTATTTTGATCAGGTACTTGATGTGATTGTAGACTACTGGGAAATTGAAAAGCTGCGGCCGATCGCACCAGAAGCTGAAAAAGCCAGACTTGATATCCTGAACTATCATGCACGTTTAAAAAGGGTCAGGGACAGGTTTTATAAAACAAAGTGA